The region AGGGAAGAGTAAGAGCTCTCTTTAGACTAGGTTAACTTTCAGATATTCAATGGAGGTGGTAGATAGGAAGTCAGAGCATACAGATCTGGAGCTCAGAAGACAGTCTGTTATgcggcatctggatggctcagtcggttaggtgtccggctcttggtttcggctcaggtcatgatctcagggttgtgagattgagccctgtgtggggctctctgtGTGCTCAgatggagtctgtttgggattgtctccctttccctctgccccctcccctgtcctctctctccaGCGCGTGCTTTCtctcatatacatacatacatatgtttgtgtgtgtatatataatctttaaaaagggtCTGTTACAGAGGCTTAAATTAAGCTGTAAATAGGTGATATTTAAAGCtgtgaaaataggggcacctgggtggctcagtgggctaaagcctctgccttcgactcagtcgtgatctcaggttcctgggatcaagccctgcatctggctctctgctcagcagggagcctgcttccccctctctctctgcctgctgctgtgcctacttgtaatctctctctctgtcaaataaataaataaagtcttaaaaaaaataaagctgtgaaAATAGAGATCGAGGTAGTGAATGTGCATACGATAAGGAGAAATGAGAGCTTCATATCAAAATGAGAGAAACACCAACTTTAGAGGCTAGGTAATGGAGGGGCAATCAGAAAATTAGGCTGAGGGGAGGCCCAGGATATACATGCCAGAACAAAGAGTGTGGTGCCATGGAGGCCAAGGAGAGGCTACTCTAGGTCAAAAAAGATGTAGATGGTTGGATCCATTGGATTAAGCAACATGGAAGTCACCAAAGACTTTACTGATAGCTGTGTTGCTGGAATGTTGAGCATGCAAACTATATTGAGATGGGTGGGAAAATAGGTACTTCTGTTTCTTGCAATATGGTGGGATTACTTACCCTAGAAAATCTTTCTGTATAAAGTACCTGGAAGTGTTGGTTGAAATATAAAAGAATCTCCTTTAAGATGCATAGCTGAGTACCCaagaaaataacataaatcaGCAGGggtgaaaagaaaccaaaaagaggTACTTTGAAACCTCAGAATCTTAGCTGGCTCTCTATGTTATGATTGCTCTGGAGGCATTTGCCAGTCTTTGCAATCAAGAAACTTTTAACAGCTGCCCAAGAAAGAGacctagaggggcgcctgggtggctcagtgggttaaagcctctgccttgggctcaggtcatgatcccggggtcctgggattaagcctcgcatcaggctctctgcttggcagggagcctgcttcctcctctctctctctctgcctgcctctctgtctacttctgatttctctctgtcaaataaaataaataaactcttaaaagaaaaaaaaaaaaaggaaagagacctAGAGCTTCAGGACCTAAAGAGGCAGGGAGTGGGAACTGAAACCCCTGGATATGGTTGCAGCTCTTGAAGGGCGACACACTGAGTGAGAAGATGGGAGAGGAGGAATCTGATAGCTGCTGAAAGGAGGTGACAGAGAGTTCTCCTTCTGGATCTGGGCTCTGGGTGGGGAAAACTCTTCCCTAGAATCAAAAACCACGCTTCCTTTAACGTATGTTTGGGATTCAGAATCACACTACTCAGGTGATCTGGCTAGTCCTTGGAAAAGGAATTCAATTACAGCATACAATTTGATAGCATACAAGGACATCTGATAGGGACGAAACAATTCCTCTTTGGAAGGACATCCACACAGGCATACCCAGAATCACCAGAGATGAGATCACGGTCCAAAAATTATAAGACCCCCCAAAGCAATGCCTGTCTGAGTCCGTAGAAAATAAGCTAGACTCAGATTCTCAAGAGTATTAAGAATTAATACTTGAGAATGTTAATAATTGGGACCATTAGTTATAGTTATAACTAGTTATAGAATAATAAGTAAGTTggaaatgtttactgaataaaaggtagaaaggaaacaggaagtaATAGAATGTCTTCCAAAGAGGGAAGATGTGGAAAAGAACAAGATAATGCTTCCagtaattaaaaatgtaagtacTTAAATAGATGCTTCCGTGATGGCTTAAACAGCAGACTAAGTACAGCTGAGACTAACTACAACAACTGGAGAACTGATCATCACCCAGGAGGAAATAGGAGGTAAGAGACATGGAGAACCCAATGAGAAAATTTATCGCATGTCCACATGAGAATCGCATGTCCACAAGAGAATCAAGAGAACCATGTGGGGAGCATATTCCAAGGACGTGCCTGAGTTTCTTCCTGAGGTCATGGAATAAAAAGCATGAATCTTATGATTCAGAAATCACGTGTGCCCCCTTGACACCTAGTGGTGGTCATACTGCAGGACACTGAGGGCATGGAGGATTTTTGCAGCTGCCAGAGGAAAGGACAGGGGAGCAGGTCAGCCAGACTGTGCACTTCTCAACAGAGACCGTAGAAACCAGAGGCGGCAGCTGGGAAGAACAGAACTGACAGCTCCGAGTTGCAGACCCACCTACATCACCAGCCCAGGCATCTGGCCGCGGAGGACGCAACGCAGGTGCTTTGCACCGTAGACACTCACTGTGAGGGGCTTCTGAAGGAGGTGCCTGAGGGCGAAGGCCACCTGAAGCTGCCCCTGGAGAGGAAGACAATCTGAGGTGTATGGGAAAATGGTGATCAAGGGACTGGACGGTAAGTGTGTGTAACCAGTACGGATGAAGCCGAGAGTAAGGCGTGCCCCTGACCACCTACACCTGTCAGAGTTTTGTGGCAGAACCTCGAAAACTACAACTCCCGTGAGGCTCCGCGCGGCACGCAGGCGCCGTGGCATACGTGGTGTCCGTGGCCGTTCTAGAACGCCGCTCCGAGGGCCCGGGCGCCATGTTGGGGCCGAGGGGACTGCAGGGAGGCGCTTGAAGCAGCGATAGTGGTGTGGGAGCGGGTTGGACCTGGGCTGGTAGGAGTCCCGCCCCTCCCGCTTCAGCGGATCATGACCCGGGCAGCGGCTGTGGAGGTCGCAGTGGCAGGGGACGTGGCGTGGCAGGGCCGGCGCTAGAGATGATGCCGTTTCCGGTGACAGCCCCGGGATCACAACAGACACCGCCGCCGCCCAAGCGCTATGGCATCTCCTCCCCCATCAATTTAGCAGCCCCCAAGGAGACTGACTGCGTACTTACCCAGAAGTTAATTGAAACCCTGAAGCCCTTTGGGGTTTTTGAAGAGGAAGAGGAACTGCAGCGCAGGATTTTAATTTTGGGAAAATTAAATAATCTGGTAAAGGAATGGATACGAGAAATCAGTGAAAGCAAGAGCCTTCCACAAGCCGTAATTGAAAATGTTGGAGGGAAAATCTTTACGTTTGGCTCTTACAGATTAGGAGTACACACGAAAGGCGCTGACATTGATGCGCTGTGCGTCGCGCCGAGACATGTCGATCGAAGTGACTTTTTCACCTCATTCTATGACAAATTGAAACTACACGAAGAAGTAAAAGATTTAAGGGCTGTTGAGGAGGCCTTTGTACCAGTTATTAAACTGTGTTTTGATGGCATAGAGATTGATATTTTGTTTGCGAGGTTGGCACTGCAGACTATTCCAGAAGATTTGGACCTAAGAGATGACAGTTTGCTTAAAAACTTAGATATTAGATGCATAAGAAGCCTTAACGGTTGCCGGGTGACAGATGAAATTTTACATCTAGTTCCAAACATTGACAACTTCAGGTTGACTCTCAGAGCCATCAAACTGTGGGCCAAGTGCCACAATATCTATTCCAATATATTAGGATTCCTGGGAGGTGTTTCTTGGGCCATGCTAGTAGCGAGAACTTGCCAGCTCTACCCAAATGCAATAGCATCAACTCTTGTTCGTAAGTTTTTCTTGGTATTTTCTGAATGGGAATGGCCAAATCCAGTGCTACTGAAAGAGCCTGAAGAGCGGAATCTTAATTTGCCTGTATGGGACCCAAGAGTAAATCCCAGTGATAGGTACCATCTTATGCCCATAATCACACCAGCATACCCACAGCAGAACTCCACATACAATGTGTCTGTTTCAACGAGGATGGTCATGATTGAGGAGTTTAAACAAGGGCTTGCTATCACACATGAAATTTTGCTGAGTAAGGCAGAGTGGTCCAAGCTTTTTGAAGCTCCAAGCTTCTTTCAAAAGTACAAGCATTATATTGTACTCCTAGCAAGTGCACCAACAGAAAAACAACATCTAGAATGGGTGGGCTTGGTGGAGTCAAAAATCCGAATCCTGGTTGGAAGCTTGGAGAAGAATGAATTTATTACTCTGGCACATGTGAATCCTCAGTCATTTCCGGCACCTAAGGAAAATCCTGACAAGGAACAATTTCGTACAATGTGGGTGATTGGGTTAGTGTTAAAAAAGCCAGAAAACTCCGACGTTCTCAGTATTGATCTCACCTATGACATCCAGTCTTTCACAGATACAGTTTATAGGCAAGCAATAAATAGCAAGATGTTTGAGATGGATATGAAAATCGCCGCAATGCATTTAAGAAGGAAGGAACTTCATCAACTGCTGCCTAATCGTGTGCTTCAGAAACGGAAAACTCATTCAGTGGAAGGTGTCACCTTAACAGCTTTGAGTGACAGCAGCCTTGACTTATCTACAGACAGTGAAGACAGCATGTCTGTGCCTTCACCTCCTGGCACTATGAAGGCCAGCCCAGTGACTGGCAGCTCTCAGGGCAGAAACAGTCCTGCTCCTGCTCTAATGGCAGCATCTGTGACCGCCGTACAAGTTACTGAAGTTTCCTTGCAACAAGGGACTCCCAGCGAAAGCTTAGGGGGTGTATCACGCGAAAGCATTCCTCAGACTGCCTCACAGCCAGCCCTCCTTCCACCACCAAAGGCCACAGTTGCCATAGTTGTTTCTTCAACACATCTGGTAAACCATCCACCCAGGCCTTCAGGGAGCACTGCGACAGACATAGCTAATCCTATAGTGGGCGTCTAGTCAGCATTCTTACCTCGTAAAGGACCAAGGAAACTAAAAGAGCAACAGTCTCATAAAGTACAACTCCATTAGAAACTACTCCGACAGTGGCTGGCCTTGTGGCAAACATCCAGTACAGAACTCTCTAATATCCCGGCTCTCCCTGCAAATCCTGTAACCAAGAATTTGGGAAGACAGATTGAACTGATACAGACAACCTCAAAGGTCCATAAACCATATCTGCCAACTCAACCTGTTGTCTTCAAATGCTAAAGGAGGAGAACAAAGGGTACCAAACTAGATTTGACTCAAGCTA is a window of Meles meles chromosome 21, mMelMel3.1 paternal haplotype, whole genome shotgun sequence DNA encoding:
- the PAPOLB gene encoding poly(A) polymerase beta, whose protein sequence is MMPFPVTAPGSQQTPPPPKRYGISSPINLAAPKETDCVLTQKLIETLKPFGVFEEEEELQRRILILGKLNNLVKEWIREISESKSLPQAVIENVGGKIFTFGSYRLGVHTKGADIDALCVAPRHVDRSDFFTSFYDKLKLHEEVKDLRAVEEAFVPVIKLCFDGIEIDILFARLALQTIPEDLDLRDDSLLKNLDIRCIRSLNGCRVTDEILHLVPNIDNFRLTLRAIKLWAKCHNIYSNILGFLGGVSWAMLVARTCQLYPNAIASTLVRKFFLVFSEWEWPNPVLLKEPEERNLNLPVWDPRVNPSDRYHLMPIITPAYPQQNSTYNVSVSTRMVMIEEFKQGLAITHEILLSKAEWSKLFEAPSFFQKYKHYIVLLASAPTEKQHLEWVGLVESKIRILVGSLEKNEFITLAHVNPQSFPAPKENPDKEQFRTMWVIGLVLKKPENSDVLSIDLTYDIQSFTDTVYRQAINSKMFEMDMKIAAMHLRRKELHQLLPNRVLQKRKTHSVEGVTLTALSDSSLDLSTDSEDSMSVPSPPGTMKASPVTGSSQGRNSPAPALMAASVTAVQVTEVSLQQGTPSESLGGVSRESIPQTASQPALLPPPKATVAIVVSSTHLVNHPPRPSGSTATDIANPIVGV